One window of Edaphobacter dinghuensis genomic DNA carries:
- a CDS encoding GRP family sugar transporter → MSLHGLGVVCGLTAGVWLGAAEAPTKLVNAGFSPFAISLCMVAGVFTARWTFPTLLKGTSYVFADLFEKKHLIVWALLAGALWAVANTLTVFAIRDVGLAVAFPLWNTNSLIGLLWGRLLFRELEGASGKNIGKVVLGTVAIVAAAVMLGFSTLHGGTATGHNAVGGILAAAGASLMWGTMYVPYRKAYLSGMNPLSFVTAFTVGELSTVFALTVALDGGLHSPSFQLFHLRGMVFWLFLGGFVWVIGDLFQQFATKYVGIGRGIPLSNTNQLWGLAWGALVFGELAAADHQHKLLVVTGSVVMILGALAISTAVASSKEQTSTNEAVLRECERYGLDYNQTMMAMAGDEFNTRNERRRWWDYAIIAAATGVFIWLGVRAVVPPLAMDVRWIAVLGGVLLLSLIAGTWSLWRRTRFS, encoded by the coding sequence GCGGGATTCTCCCCGTTTGCGATCTCGCTGTGCATGGTGGCGGGGGTGTTTACGGCGCGGTGGACGTTTCCGACGCTGTTGAAGGGGACGAGTTACGTCTTTGCCGATTTGTTTGAGAAGAAGCACCTGATCGTGTGGGCGCTGCTGGCCGGGGCGCTGTGGGCGGTGGCGAATACGCTGACGGTGTTTGCGATTCGCGATGTGGGCCTGGCGGTGGCGTTTCCGCTGTGGAATACGAACTCGCTGATTGGGCTGCTGTGGGGGCGGTTGCTGTTTCGTGAGCTGGAGGGAGCGAGTGGAAAGAATATCGGCAAGGTAGTGTTGGGGACGGTGGCCATTGTGGCTGCGGCGGTGATGCTGGGCTTCAGTACGCTGCATGGCGGGACGGCCACGGGACACAATGCGGTGGGCGGGATATTGGCCGCTGCTGGCGCGAGTTTGATGTGGGGGACGATGTATGTTCCTTATCGCAAGGCGTATTTGAGCGGGATGAATCCGCTGTCGTTTGTGACGGCGTTTACGGTGGGGGAGTTGAGCACGGTGTTTGCACTGACGGTGGCGCTGGATGGAGGGCTGCATTCGCCTTCGTTCCAGTTGTTCCATCTGCGGGGAATGGTGTTCTGGCTGTTTCTGGGCGGGTTTGTTTGGGTCATCGGCGACCTGTTTCAGCAGTTTGCGACGAAGTATGTCGGGATTGGGCGCGGGATTCCGCTGTCGAATACGAACCAGCTTTGGGGGCTGGCATGGGGTGCGCTGGTGTTTGGGGAGCTGGCAGCAGCGGACCATCAGCATAAGCTGCTGGTGGTGACGGGGTCGGTGGTGATGATTCTGGGGGCGCTGGCGATCAGTACGGCGGTGGCGTCGTCGAAGGAGCAGACGTCGACGAACGAGGCGGTGCTGCGGGAGTGCGAGCGCTATGGGCTGGACTATAACCAGACGATGATGGCGATGGCCGGTGACGAGTTCAACACGCGCAACGAGAGGCGGCGCTGGTGGGACTATGCAATTATTGCTGCGGCGACGGGCGTGTTTATCTGGCTGGGAGTGCGGGCGGTGGTGCCTCCGCTGGCGATGGATGTTCGCTGGATTGCAGTTTTGGGCGGCGTGCTGCTGCTAAGCCTGATTGCGGGGACGTGGAGCTTGTGGAGGAGGACGCGGTTTTCGTAG